The proteins below come from a single Vibrio diazotrophicus genomic window:
- a CDS encoding DUF1852 domain-containing protein, producing MTQNFTFTIKKTCLDENYRPSDKTRITTNFANLARGENRQQNLRNALNMIDRRFNELACWDNPTGDRYSVELEIISADIKMENADEAIPSIEVLKTYVVDRKTNQRIEGIVGNNFSSYVRDYDFSVRLLDHNKGKSQFSVPEDFGELHGNIFKSFIKSEAYQQNFAKPPVICLSVSDSKVYNRTNNQHPVLGVEYEPNESSLTEQYFQKMGLQVRYFMPKNSVAPFAFFFFGDLLNDYTNLELISTISTMETFQKIYRPEIYFANTVAGERYQPNLKSNEHTLTDIVYDREERTRLAIEQGKFAEEVFIKPYQSVLEQWSAQYA from the coding sequence ATGACTCAGAATTTTACGTTCACAATTAAAAAGACCTGTCTTGATGAGAATTATCGTCCATCAGACAAAACACGTATCACAACTAACTTTGCGAACTTAGCGCGCGGTGAAAACCGTCAGCAGAACTTACGCAACGCATTAAACATGATTGACCGCCGTTTTAACGAACTGGCGTGTTGGGATAACCCAACGGGCGATCGTTACTCGGTAGAGCTGGAAATCATCTCTGCGGATATCAAAATGGAAAATGCAGACGAAGCTATTCCATCTATTGAAGTGTTAAAGACTTATGTTGTTGATCGCAAGACGAACCAACGTATTGAAGGCATAGTCGGTAATAACTTCTCGTCTTATGTGCGTGATTACGACTTTAGCGTTCGTTTACTGGACCACAACAAAGGCAAATCGCAATTCTCAGTACCAGAAGATTTTGGCGAGTTGCATGGCAACATATTTAAGTCTTTCATCAAATCAGAGGCTTACCAACAAAACTTCGCCAAACCTCCGGTGATTTGTTTGAGCGTTTCAGACAGCAAAGTGTATAACCGCACCAACAACCAACACCCAGTTCTTGGTGTTGAATACGAGCCGAATGAGTCGTCATTAACGGAACAGTACTTCCAGAAAATGGGCTTACAAGTGCGTTATTTCATGCCGAAGAACAGCGTAGCGCCATTTGCATTCTTCTTCTTTGGCGATCTGCTGAACGACTACACCAATTTGGAACTGATCAGCACCATCAGCACAATGGAAACATTCCAGAAGATTTACCGCCCTGAAATCTACTTTGCCAACACAGTAGCAGGGGAGCGTTATCAACCGAATTTGAAGAGCAATGAGCACACATTAACAGACATTGTGTATGACCGAGAAGAACGCACTCGACTCGCCATTGAACAGGGTAAGTTTGCTGAAGAAGTCTTTATCAAACCTTATCAGTCGGTTCTTGAGCAATGGTCTGCTCAATACGCTTAA